A window of the Bos indicus x Bos taurus breed Angus x Brahman F1 hybrid chromosome X, Bos_hybrid_MaternalHap_v2.0, whole genome shotgun sequence genome harbors these coding sequences:
- the SLC25A14 gene encoding brain mitochondrial carrier protein 1 isoform X4 produces the protein MFHALFRIYKEEGVLALYSGIAPALLRQASYGTIKIGIYQSLKRLFVERLEDETLLINMICGVVSGVISSAIANPTDVLKIRMQAQGSLFQGSMIGSFIDIYQQEGTRGLWRGVVPTAQRAAIVVGVELPVYDITKKHLILSGLMGDTILTHFVSSFTCGLAGALASNPVDVVRTRMMNQRAIVGHVDLYKGTLDGILKMWKHEGFFALYKGFWPNWLRLGPWNIIFFITYEQLKRLQI, from the exons ATGTTTCATGCCTTGTTCCGAATCTATAAAGAAGAAGGTGTATTGGCTCTGTATTCAGG AATTGCTCCTGCTTTACTAAGACAGGCATCATATGGCACCATTAAAATTGGCATTTACCAGAGCTTGAAGAGATTATTTGTAGAACGTTTAGAAG atgaaactCTTTTAATTAATATGATATGTGGAGTAGTGTCAGGAGTGATATCTTCTGCTATAGCCAATCCCACCGATGTGCTGAAG ATTCGAATGCAGGCTCAAGGAAGCTTGTTCCAAGGCAGCATGATTGGCAGCTTCATTGATATATACCAACAAGAAGGTACCCGGGGTTTGTGGAGG GGTGTTGTCCCAACTGCTCAGCGGGCTGCCATCGTCGTGGGAGTAGAGCTACCAGTCTATGATATTACGAAGAAACACTTGATATTGTCAGGGCTGATGGGAGATACAATCTTAACTCACTTTGT TTCCAGCTTTACATGTGGCTTGGCTGGGGCTCTGGCTTCCAATCCAGTTGATGTGGTACGAACTCGCATGATGAACCAGAGGGCAATTGTGGGCCACGTGGACCTCTATAAGGGCACCTTGGATGGCATTTTAAAG ATGTGGAAACATGAGGGCTTTTTTGCACTCTATAAAGGATTTTGGCCAAACTGGCTTCGACTTGGACCCTGGAACATCATT
- the SLC25A14 gene encoding brain mitochondrial carrier protein 1 isoform X3, giving the protein MGIFPGIILIFLRVKFATAAVIHQKSATVSHEMSGLNWKPFVYGGLASIVAEFGTFPVDLTKTRLQVQGQSIDVRFKEIKYRGMFHALFRIYKEEGVLALYSGIAPALLRQASYGTIKIGIYQSLKRLFVERLEDETLLINMICGVVSGVISSAIANPTDVLKIRMQAQGSLFQGSMIGSFIDIYQQEGTRGLWRGVVPTAQRAAIVVGVELPVYDITKKHLILSGLMGDTILTHFVSSFTCGLAGALASNPVDVVRTRMMNQRAIVGHVDLYKGTLDGILKMWKHEGFFALYKGFWPNWLRLGPWNIIFFITYEQLKRLQI; this is encoded by the exons ATGGGTATCTTTCCCGGAATAATCCTAATTTTTCTAAGGGTGAAGTTTGCAACGGCGGCCGTGATT caCCAGAAAAGTGCCACTGTAAGCCATGAGATGTCTGGTCTGAATTGGAAACCCTTTGTATATGGCGGCCTTGCCTCTATTGTTGCTGAGTTTG GAACTTTCCCCGTGGACCTGACCAAAACACGACTTCAAGTTcaaggccaaagtattgatgtCCGCTTCAAAGAGATAAAATACCGAGGAATGTTTCATGCCTTGTTCCGAATCTATAAAGAAGAAGGTGTATTGGCTCTGTATTCAGG AATTGCTCCTGCTTTACTAAGACAGGCATCATATGGCACCATTAAAATTGGCATTTACCAGAGCTTGAAGAGATTATTTGTAGAACGTTTAGAAG atgaaactCTTTTAATTAATATGATATGTGGAGTAGTGTCAGGAGTGATATCTTCTGCTATAGCCAATCCCACCGATGTGCTGAAG ATTCGAATGCAGGCTCAAGGAAGCTTGTTCCAAGGCAGCATGATTGGCAGCTTCATTGATATATACCAACAAGAAGGTACCCGGGGTTTGTGGAGG GGTGTTGTCCCAACTGCTCAGCGGGCTGCCATCGTCGTGGGAGTAGAGCTACCAGTCTATGATATTACGAAGAAACACTTGATATTGTCAGGGCTGATGGGAGATACAATCTTAACTCACTTTGT TTCCAGCTTTACATGTGGCTTGGCTGGGGCTCTGGCTTCCAATCCAGTTGATGTGGTACGAACTCGCATGATGAACCAGAGGGCAATTGTGGGCCACGTGGACCTCTATAAGGGCACCTTGGATGGCATTTTAAAG ATGTGGAAACATGAGGGCTTTTTTGCACTCTATAAAGGATTTTGGCCAAACTGGCTTCGACTTGGACCCTGGAACATCATT
- the SLC25A14 gene encoding brain mitochondrial carrier protein 1 isoform X2 → MGIFPGIILIFLRVKFATAAVIVSGHQKSATVSHEMSGLNWKPFVYGGLASIVAEFGTFPVDLTKTRLQVQGQSIDVRFKEIKYRGMFHALFRIYKEEGVLALYSGIAPALLRQASYGTIKIGIYQSLKRLFVERLEDETLLINMICGVVSGVISSAIANPTDVLKIRMQAQGSLFQGSMIGSFIDIYQQEGTRGLWRGVVPTAQRAAIVVGVELPVYDITKKHLILSGLMGDTILTHFVSSFTCGLAGALASNPVDVVRTRMMNQRAIVGHVDLYKGTLDGILKMWKHEGFFALYKGFWPNWLRLGPWNIIFFITYEQLKRLQI, encoded by the exons ATGGGTATCTTTCCCGGAATAATCCTAATTTTTCTAAGGGTGAAGTTTGCAACGGCGGCCGTGATTGTAAGCGGA caCCAGAAAAGTGCCACTGTAAGCCATGAGATGTCTGGTCTGAATTGGAAACCCTTTGTATATGGCGGCCTTGCCTCTATTGTTGCTGAGTTTG GAACTTTCCCCGTGGACCTGACCAAAACACGACTTCAAGTTcaaggccaaagtattgatgtCCGCTTCAAAGAGATAAAATACCGAGGAATGTTTCATGCCTTGTTCCGAATCTATAAAGAAGAAGGTGTATTGGCTCTGTATTCAGG AATTGCTCCTGCTTTACTAAGACAGGCATCATATGGCACCATTAAAATTGGCATTTACCAGAGCTTGAAGAGATTATTTGTAGAACGTTTAGAAG atgaaactCTTTTAATTAATATGATATGTGGAGTAGTGTCAGGAGTGATATCTTCTGCTATAGCCAATCCCACCGATGTGCTGAAG ATTCGAATGCAGGCTCAAGGAAGCTTGTTCCAAGGCAGCATGATTGGCAGCTTCATTGATATATACCAACAAGAAGGTACCCGGGGTTTGTGGAGG GGTGTTGTCCCAACTGCTCAGCGGGCTGCCATCGTCGTGGGAGTAGAGCTACCAGTCTATGATATTACGAAGAAACACTTGATATTGTCAGGGCTGATGGGAGATACAATCTTAACTCACTTTGT TTCCAGCTTTACATGTGGCTTGGCTGGGGCTCTGGCTTCCAATCCAGTTGATGTGGTACGAACTCGCATGATGAACCAGAGGGCAATTGTGGGCCACGTGGACCTCTATAAGGGCACCTTGGATGGCATTTTAAAG ATGTGGAAACATGAGGGCTTTTTTGCACTCTATAAAGGATTTTGGCCAAACTGGCTTCGACTTGGACCCTGGAACATCATT
- the SLC25A14 gene encoding brain mitochondrial carrier protein 1 isoform X1: MSGLNWKPFVYGGLASIVAEFGTFPVDLTKTRLQVQGQSIDVRFKEIKYRGMFHALFRIYKEEGVLALYSGIAPALLRQASYGTIKIGIYQSLKRLFVERLEDETLLINMICGVVSGVISSAIANPTDVLKIRMQAQGSLFQGSMIGSFIDIYQQEGTRGLWRGVVPTAQRAAIVVGVELPVYDITKKHLILSGLMGDTILTHFVSSFTCGLAGALASNPVDVVRTRMMNQRAIVGHVDLYKGTLDGILKMWKHEGFFALYKGFWPNWLRLGPWNIIFFITYEQLKRLQI; the protein is encoded by the exons ATGTCTGGTCTGAATTGGAAACCCTTTGTATATGGCGGCCTTGCCTCTATTGTTGCTGAGTTTG GAACTTTCCCCGTGGACCTGACCAAAACACGACTTCAAGTTcaaggccaaagtattgatgtCCGCTTCAAAGAGATAAAATACCGAGGAATGTTTCATGCCTTGTTCCGAATCTATAAAGAAGAAGGTGTATTGGCTCTGTATTCAGG AATTGCTCCTGCTTTACTAAGACAGGCATCATATGGCACCATTAAAATTGGCATTTACCAGAGCTTGAAGAGATTATTTGTAGAACGTTTAGAAG atgaaactCTTTTAATTAATATGATATGTGGAGTAGTGTCAGGAGTGATATCTTCTGCTATAGCCAATCCCACCGATGTGCTGAAG ATTCGAATGCAGGCTCAAGGAAGCTTGTTCCAAGGCAGCATGATTGGCAGCTTCATTGATATATACCAACAAGAAGGTACCCGGGGTTTGTGGAGG GGTGTTGTCCCAACTGCTCAGCGGGCTGCCATCGTCGTGGGAGTAGAGCTACCAGTCTATGATATTACGAAGAAACACTTGATATTGTCAGGGCTGATGGGAGATACAATCTTAACTCACTTTGT TTCCAGCTTTACATGTGGCTTGGCTGGGGCTCTGGCTTCCAATCCAGTTGATGTGGTACGAACTCGCATGATGAACCAGAGGGCAATTGTGGGCCACGTGGACCTCTATAAGGGCACCTTGGATGGCATTTTAAAG ATGTGGAAACATGAGGGCTTTTTTGCACTCTATAAAGGATTTTGGCCAAACTGGCTTCGACTTGGACCCTGGAACATCATT